In the genome of Ctenopharyngodon idella isolate HZGC_01 chromosome 19, HZGC01, whole genome shotgun sequence, one region contains:
- the dpm3 gene encoding dolichol-phosphate mannosyltransferase subunit 3 isoform X1, with the protein MKVDSSAIILPSTCPTILRTMTKLLEWLLGVSLIGISWGLVTFDLLDLQLPPQYKEMAWPMPVYLLVAFGCYSLATVGYRVATFNDCEDAAKELQAQIKEAKEDLKKKGLKM; encoded by the exons ATGAAG GTGGATTCTTCAGCTATAATTTTGCCCTCCACCTGTCCCACAATCCTCCGAACCATGACCAAGCTTCTGGAGTGGCTTCTTGGAGTGTCACTGATTGGCATTTCATGGGGACTCGTTACCTTTGACCTTCTTGATTTGCAGCTGCCTCCCCAGTATAAAGAGATGGCGTGGCCGATGCCTGTATATCTGCTGGTGGCGTTTGGGTGTTACTCTTTGGCAACTGTCGGTTACCGTGTGGCCACATTTAATGACTGTGAGGACGCAGCCAAAGAGCTGCAAGCGCAAATAAAGGAAGCCAAAGAGGACTTGAAGAAGAAGGGACTGAAGATGTGA
- the dpm3 gene encoding dolichol-phosphate mannosyltransferase subunit 3 isoform X2 has translation MTKLLEWLLGVSLIGISWGLVTFDLLDLQLPPQYKEMAWPMPVYLLVAFGCYSLATVGYRVATFNDCEDAAKELQAQIKEAKEDLKKKGLKM, from the coding sequence ATGACCAAGCTTCTGGAGTGGCTTCTTGGAGTGTCACTGATTGGCATTTCATGGGGACTCGTTACCTTTGACCTTCTTGATTTGCAGCTGCCTCCCCAGTATAAAGAGATGGCGTGGCCGATGCCTGTATATCTGCTGGTGGCGTTTGGGTGTTACTCTTTGGCAACTGTCGGTTACCGTGTGGCCACATTTAATGACTGTGAGGACGCAGCCAAAGAGCTGCAAGCGCAAATAAAGGAAGCCAAAGAGGACTTGAAGAAGAAGGGACTGAAGATGTGA